A genome region from Columba livia isolate bColLiv1 breed racing homer chromosome 2, bColLiv1.pat.W.v2, whole genome shotgun sequence includes the following:
- the RIPOR2 gene encoding rho family-interacting cell polarization regulator 2 isoform X5, translating into MQHTQDDPTGPGEEDDAFGEGISSRLPEIMSIGSHSFSPGGPNGIIRSQSFAGFSGLQERRSRCNSFIENSSAVKKPQAKVKKMHNLGHKNSTTPKEPQPKRVEEVYRALKNGLDEYLEVHQTELDKLTTQLKDMKRNSRLGVLYDLDKQIKAVERYMRRLEFHISKVDELYEAYCIQRRLCDGASKMKQAFAMSPASKAARESLTEINRSYKEYTENMCTIEAELENLLGEFCIKMKGLAGFARLCPGDQYEIFMRYGRQRWKLKGKIEVNGKQSWDGEEMVFLPLIVGLISIKVTEVKGLATHILVGSVTCETKDLFAARPQVVAVDINDLGTIKLNLEITWYPFDVEDLTPSTGNVSKASALQRRMSMYSQGTPETPTFKDHSFFANLPDDVFENGTATTEKRPLSFTFGDLPYKDHMPPANAAESSSAHVSSSPDITATPTQHRALTSSRSSSLNCSSSDSRRDSVAEPKDLLSQGEGAVVENKVTPRAAPDVCQNNSDAGSDGVFIETSVPVSLLQDTDEGSELKPVELDTYEGNITKQLVKRLTSAEAPVTPEKLPCEGSISGESEGYKSYLDGSIEEALQGLLLALEPHKEQYKEFQDLDQEVMHLDDILKLHGTFPN; encoded by the exons gAATATCTTCCAGGCTTCCTGAAATCATGTCAATAGGATCACATTCATTCTCTCCAGGAGGTCCTAATGGGATTATTAGAAGCCAGTCCTTTGCTGGCTTCAGCGGGCTTCAGGAGAGACGCTCCAG GTGTAACTCCTTTATTGAGAATTCCTCTGCAGTCAAGAAGCCGCAAGCAAAGGTGAAGAAAATGCATAATCTGGGCCATAAGAACAGCACTACGCCCAAAGAGCCCCAGCCTAAAAGGGTGGAAGAGGTCTACAGAGCCCTGAAGAATGGCCTGGA TGAGTATCTGGAAGTTCACCAGACAGAGCTGGATAAGTTGACTACTCAGTTAAAAGACATGAAAAGAAACTCACGCCTG GGAGTCCTGTATGATTTAGATAAG CAAATCAAAGCGGTCGAAAGATACATGAGAAGGCTGGAGTTCCACATTAGCAAG GTGGATGAGCTTTATGAAGCATACTGTATCCAAAGACGTCTCTGTGATGGTGCCAGTAAAATGAAGCAAGCCTTTGCAATGTCTCCTGCCAGCAAAGCAGCTCGAGAGAGTTTAACTGAGATCAACAGGAGTTACAAGGAGTACACAGAG AACATGTGTACCATagaagcagagctggaaaacctATTGGGGGAGTTTTGCATCAAGATGAAAG GTCTGGCTGGTTTTGCTCGGCTCTGCCCAGGAGATCAATATGAG attttCATGCGTTATGGTCGCCAGCGATGGAAACTGAAAGGCAAGATAGAAGTAAATGGCAAGCAAAGCTgggatggagaagaaatggtTTTCCTCCCTCTCATTGTTGGACTGATCTCCATTAAG GTCACAGAAGTTAAAGGACTTGCTACTCATATCCTTGTGGGAAGTGTTACCTGTGAAACAAAAGACCTGTTTGCAGCTCGGCCTCAGGTGGTTGCAGTAGACATTAATGACCTTGGCACAATAAAGCTGAATCTTGAAATCACCTGGTA TCCCTTTGATGTTGAAGATTTGACTCCATCCACAGGAAATGTGAGCAAGGCATCTGCTCTCCAGAGGAGAATGTCCATGTACAGCCAAGGCACTCCAGAAACACCAACCTTCAAGGACCACTCATTCTTT GCGAATTTGCCAGATGACGTCTTTGAGAACGGGACTGCCACCACTGAGAAGAGGCCTCTCTCTTTCACTTTTGGCGACCTGCCTTACAAAGACCACATGCCCCCCGCCAACGCAGCAGAGTCCTCTTCTGCTCACGTCAGCTCCAGCCCTGACATCACTGCCACCCCCACCCAGCACCGAGCCCTCACGTCCTCCAGGAGCTCAAGCctgaactgcagcagcagcgACTCCCGCAGAGACTCTGTTGCTGAGCCCAAGGACCTGCTGTCCCAGGGAGAGGGAGCAGTGGTTGAGAACAAGGTCACCCCAAGGGCAGCTCCTGATGTTTGCCAAAACAACTCTGATGCTGGGAGCGATGGCGTCTTTATAGAGACAAGCGTCCCGGTGTCTCTGCTGCAGGACACGGATGAAGGTTCGGAGCTTAAGCCTGTGGAGCTGGATACCTACGAGGGCAATATCACGAAGCAGCTGGTGAAAAGGCTGACGTCGGCAGAGGCACCCGTGACCCCAGAGAAGCTGCCGTGTGAGGGATCCATTAGTGGGGAGTCAGAAGGATATAAGTCTTATCTCGATGGAAGCATTGAAGAAGCCTTGCAAGGGCTTCTCTTAGCTCTTGAGCCACATAAAGAGCAGTATAAAGAGTTTCAGGACCTGGACCAAGAAGTGATGCATCTGGATGACATCCTAAAA CTGCATGGTACTTTCCcaaattaa